AACAGTTTCAATCCTTTACGTATGTCTTTATATTCACATACcaacatgaaaacaaaaaggGAAGCAAGGTAAtcatatttattcatttattaccCTTGACCTCCTCCTTTGTACCCGAAGAAGGAAACTAAAAGAAAACTGGACAATGTCTGAAAAGTAAGCCTCACAAATCAAACGACAATCCAAGGAGGCTTTTATGCTAAATGGTATATGTATAGACATACAAGCAACCCTATCCTTTGGCTATGCAAGCAGCTAAACTTCCTCTTGTCTCTACCAAAACTAAAACTGGTTTGCGCAATCCAGactcaaacaaaacaacaacaaaatattacATCCACAGTTTTTAACTTATACATTTGCACTATGCATCAGGCAACAGTGCCTGTGATTAAATGCtaggctagagagagagagagagagagagagagagagagagagagagagagagagagagagagtctcgGTATGTGACTAAAAAGAAGTTTAGGCTTTCACCTCCTCAGCACCAGCAGACCCTCCTGCTTTCTCCTTCTCTgcactctcttctttcttctcctctTGAGCACCAGTAGACCCTCATGCTTTCTCCTTCTCTGCACTCGCTTCTTTCTTCACCTCCTCAGTACCAGTAGACCCTCCTGCTTTCTCCTTCTCTGCATGATCTCCTTCCTTCACCTCCTCAGCAACAGCAGACCCTCCTGctttctccttctcctccttctctgcattctcttctttcttctcctcctcctcagcAGAAGCAGACCCTATTGCTTTCTCCTTCTCTgcattctcttctttcttctcctcctcctcctcctcctcagctACTGCTTTCTCCTTCTCTGcatcatcttctttcttctcgTCCACTTCCTCTTGTTCATCAACCTCTTCTGCTAGTTTGGTGAGCTCGCTTTGGATCATCACCTTTATAGATGACTTTCTTGGGGTGAGATCTTCTTTGAAGTCCTTACCTGAGATATGGgtgaaacaatatatatattacatattttacatACATAAAACAGAATCTAACCACAAAGAAATTAATGAAACCAATCTGTTCATACCCAGTTCTTTGAGGATGTCCGTGAATGTAGCCTGAAGAATAACAACAATGATCAACCATAAGGTTATCTAGGTATAAAAGGTATATATAGTTTGTATAGATATTTTACAACAAACTCTAAATAGCTTTCAGAAAATGCAGAATGCCATTAAAAGGTTGAGAAAGTAACTCACCGTATTAAAATCCACCCTTTTCAAAATCTCAACGATCGCTTTTTTCAGCACTTTATCGCTTGGCCCTTTGgttttctcttttccttttccaGCACTTTTCACTTCTAGCATAAGCAAAAACACAGATAAAAAAATGATGTCAGAAAACATTAGTGGCTGCAGTATAAGTTAGCTTCTGCAAATGGAGTTCATCAAGGCATAAGATTCTCTCCAATGCATCAGATAAACCCCTACACTCACACACACATGATGTATTCTACCTGACCGATTATCTTTACTGGAAGACAAAAATAAACAGGATAAAATCCAAACCTGGCTTCTCTTTTGAAGGGGCTGGGGCCTTGGTAGCTTTTTCAGACTTCTTCCTCTTAGAAGACGCCTTTGGACTTGCATCACTGTCATCATCTGTCTTCTTTCGTTTTGCTGATGATCGCTTCTGTGTAACTTTCTCAGGTGGACTTGACTTCGCAGCAACTGCAGGTTTCTTGCTTCTAGCTCTCCCTGCTGATTCTTTCTTCCCAGCTGACACTTTCGAACGACGCTTCTTCTTTGGCGTTTCTTCCTCAGAATGCTCCTCAGAATCATCTTTCTCATCGCTTTCAGAAGGTTGAGGTGCCTCATCCTCAGATTTGTCAGGAATACCGTTTTCATTCTCCTCCTCTTTGTTCTTAACTTCCTCTTCTgcattcttctccttctcttcttcctctttctcctcttcagACTCATCTTCAGAATCAGCTAAAATCTTTTTGGTAGCCTTTGTTCCTTCTCCAGACTTTCGTTTTCTCTGAAAAGGCAGTGGAAATAATACAATTAGATCTATCTGGAAGAGTGATGTACATTTGCAGATAAGTAATACTGAGACTCTAAGCTACGCATTGATACCTTTGCTGATCGTTTGGAGGATGAACTCCCAGCAGCAGGCGAGCTTTGCTTGGGAGTTCTCTTGCGCTTAGCTCCAGTACTTGACTGTTTCAACGGAAAAATGTTAAGAGAATGGAACATGCACAAAGAAAACTCTATATAAACAACGTTTCTAACACCCAAATACCTTATCTTTCTCATTAGCTGCAACGTCGCTTTTCACATGAGGTTTCTCCAAAAACTCAATCAGTTTTGTAATAATATCTTCCTGTGTTTGAGAAAACATGCCATAATAAGTTAGaattatttgaattaataaGGAAATGAATAATCATAAACTTGCCTACAGTTATAACCATACTGACCTTCTTTGTTGTAGCCTTGGAAACATGTATGTCAAACACATCGCAAAACTCCCACAGTTTTTCTTTGTTACATTTATCAagcttttcttttattttctctcttgCCTTTTCCTGCAAACACCAAAGACAAAAATTATATACAGACCATAGCTATGCTTAAAATAACCTTCTATGTGTGATATCACACACCTCATTTCCATGCCAAACAAAGCCTGAGAATCCCAATATGTTTGTCTTGATCTGAGCAGCCTGTTTAAGAAAGAGTCATATATAAAACATGAGGCTAACATAAGAGTGCAGCAGCACTTGAGTTCAAACCCACAAGAGTAAGCCTGTGATTGACAATTTAGAAGTTTAACTATTAGAGTGGCGGAAAAAGACACTCACCTTCCCTCTCCTCGCAAATAGAATTGTGTGCAGCAACTTCAAAATTTCATCCGACTTCTTCCTAGTTACCTTGTATGCAACTACAGAGAAACATTCAAGTTATATTTTTCATCTCAACTACATATTATATGAACAAAACAGAACCAACAAAGGAATATTTAGTTTTGGTTTGCAGGAACATACCGTTGGGAATATCTTTGAGATATGCACCTTTCCCCTGTAATATTCAAAAGATAATTATGAACACGTTTAGCAATGAAGTTCAACTAATCTCAAGAAAGTATTGGCAAAACCTTTTCAATATGGAACTCTTTGGAAGAGTCTCTATCAATCACTGCGACAAGCCTCTCAACAGATTTCCGCTCACGCACAGGGCGGTCAGAGAAAGGAGTCTTCGGTTCTGCGTCCTTTTTTGTCTTCTCGCCAACCTTCTTCCCAGAACTCTTTCCCTTACCACGCTTTTTAGAACCcttgctctcttctttctcatcttcctTGTCATCACCGCTCTCAGCTTTTTCATCTTCCTTGTCATCttttatctcttctttttcatcTTCCTTGTCATCCTCATCCTTTACAGTTCCCTCTTCAACTTTCTCTATTTTATCTTCTTCCATATCTTCcacttctttttcttcctcaACCAAGCCCTCTTCATTCTGCTCTTTTGCACTATCCTCCTTCTCCTTTTCATCCACAGTCTCCACTTTTGGGTCTTCCTCCACAGTCTGCACCTCTTTATCTTCATCCACAGTCTCCACATTTTCAGTGTTTTCTGTCCCTTTGTCTCCATCTACCAGCTTCTCCTCCTCCTGCtttgttccatttgctttttCACCTTCATCTTTCACGTCCTCCTCTGATTCTTTCCCAGCTTTCTTGTGGTCTGCTGCATCTTTAGTCTCTTGCTTTTCATCATCTTTGACATTGTCGCTGTCTTTAGATTCCACATTTTCCTTCATTACAGTATCTTTCACCTTACCACCTCCAGAAACACCATCATCAGTTTGCTTTTTCTTTCCATCAGCATTCTCATCCTCATCCATGTTGGTCGCCTCTGCATGTCCCTCATCTTTGGTGACCGTAGCATCTTCTTCCATTTTTTCAGTCTCAGCATCTATCTCCATTTTCTCAGGTTCAGCCTTCTCCTCATCCTTCTTAACTTCTTGTGTTTCCTTTCCTCCAGCATTCTCCTCCTTGTTTCCTGCCACAGCCTCTGATGGCTTTTCAAGAGAAGTAGTCTTTGTTGCTGTTGGCTCAACGGCCGCCTTTGAATCCTCTTCTCCCATTGTAAGGTCTCTTC
The Brassica napus cultivar Da-Ae chromosome A1, Da-Ae, whole genome shotgun sequence DNA segment above includes these coding regions:
- the LOC106444881 gene encoding DEK domain-containing chromatin-associated protein 3-like isoform X1, translating into MGEEDSKAAVEPTATKTTSLEKPSEAVAGNKEENAGGKETQEVKKDEEKAEPEKMEIDAETEKMEEDATVTKDEGHAEATNMDEDENADGKKKQTDDGVSGGGKVKDTVMKENVESKDSDNVKDDEKQETKDAADHKKAGKESEEDVKDEGEKANGTKQEEEKLVDGDKGTENTENVETVDEDKEVQTVEEDPKVETVDEKEKEDSAKEQNEEGLVEEEKEVEDMEEDKIEKVEEGTVKDEDDKEDEKEEIKDDKEDEKAESGDDKEDEKEESKGSKKRGKGKSSGKKVGEKTKKDAEPKTPFSDRPVRERKSVERLVAVIDRDSSKEFHIEKGKGAYLKDIPNVAYKVTRKKSDEILKLLHTILFARRGKAAQIKTNILGFSGFVWHGNEEKAREKIKEKLDKCNKEKLWEFCDVFDIHVSKATTKKEDIITKLIEFLEKPHVKSDVAANEKDKSSTGAKRKRTPKQSSPAAGSSSSKRSAKRKRKSGEGTKATKKILADSEDESEEEKEEEEKEKNAEEEVKNKEEENENGIPDKSEDEAPQPSESDEKDDSEEHSEEETPKKKRRSKVSAGKKESAGRARSKKPAVAAKSSPPEKVTQKRSSAKRKKTDDDSDASPKASSKRKKSEKATKAPAPSKEKPEVKSAGKGKEKTKGPSDKVLKKAIVEILKRVDFNTATFTDILKELGKDFKEDLTPRKSSIKVMIQSELTKLAEEVDEQEEVDEKKEDDAEKEKAVAEEEEEEEKKEENAEKEKAIGSASAEEEEKKEENAEKEEKEKAGGSAVAEEVKEGDHAEKEKAGGSTGTEEVKKEASAEKEKA
- the LOC106444881 gene encoding DEK domain-containing chromatin-associated protein 3-like isoform X2; the encoded protein is MGEEDSKAAVEPTATKTTSLEKPSEAVAGNKEENAGGKETQEVKKDEEKAEPEKMEIDAETEKMEEDATVTKDEGHAEATNMDEDENADGKKKQTDDGVSGGGKVKDTVMKENVESKDSDNVKDDEKQETKDAADHKKAGKESEEDVKDEGEKANGTKQEEEKLVDGDKGTENTENVETVDEDKEVQTVEEDPKVETVDEKEKEDSAKEQNEEGLVEEEKEVEDMEEDKIEKVEEGTVKDEDDKEDEKEEIKDDKEDEKAESGDDKEDEKEESKGSKKRGKGKSSGKKVGEKTKKDAEPKTPFSDRPVRERKSVERLVAVIDRDSSKEFHIEKGKGAYLKDIPNVAYKVTRKKSDEILKLLHTILFARRGKAAQIKTNILGFSGFVWHGNEEKAREKIKEKLDKCNKEKLWEFCDVFDIHVSKATTKKEDIITKLIEFLEKPHVKSDVAANEKDKSSTGAKRKRTPKQSSPAAGSSSSKRSAKRKRKSGEGTKATKKILADSEDESEEEKEEEEKEKNAEEEVKNKEEENENGIPDKSEDEAPQPSESDEKDDSEEHSEEETPKKKRRSKVSAGKKESAGRARSKKPAVAAKSSPPEKVTQKRSSAKRKKTDDDSDASPKASSKRKKSEKATKAPAPSKEKPVKSAGKGKEKTKGPSDKVLKKAIVEILKRVDFNTATFTDILKELGKDFKEDLTPRKSSIKVMIQSELTKLAEEVDEQEEVDEKKEDDAEKEKAVAEEEEEEEKKEENAEKEKAIGSASAEEEEKKEENAEKEEKEKAGGSAVAEEVKEGDHAEKEKAGGSTGTEEVKKEASAEKEKA